The Myripristis murdjan chromosome 8, fMyrMur1.1, whole genome shotgun sequence genomic sequence TGAGCTGTGATTCAGGTGTGGTATAGATTTACTGACTTGACCACGGTGACGTAAAGCCCCATTGTAGGTGAAGAGATGGTGGCAGCTTTGCTCAACAGAATTTCTGGCGATGGTGGCGCATTCACACGTATAGTGGTCCGATGTGGTGTGCCACACTAAACAAACCTTGTGACATTGATTAGGACCTGTGAGACAGATTAGGTCGTGGCCTCCTCACGTCATTGTTGTCGGGCCCTCTCCCTAAGCCCGTGAGGCATTTCTTCCAGTATGCGAGGCCGACAGCCGCAGGAGGGCCCAATCAAACTAAGCCCACTAAGCCTAGTGCTCCTTGAGGAAgttcaaaatcataaaaatctTTCCTCAAAGTTGGGTTTTTGAGAAATTAACGTATCTGAGATGTCTTCAAAGATTTTGAATTCAGTGACTTTCATGCAGCACACTAGACTGTGCTTAACGATATCACTTAGCTTATCACTTAAAAGCATGGCTTCTCAAACCCTGTTGCTTAGATACTTTGAAAACCCACAAATTACTTGATACTGTGGCCATTCTGGTCTCTTTTCTGAGAAGTTAAAATACATGATAGATCTGAGTGTTGATTTCTGTGTGAAATGGTACTCACAAACAGGAACTAATAAATCAAGCATTCAATCATGCAACTGTTTTAATATCATTTCAGATACTGATCACATCACACTGCAAGTGAGTGTGTCATTTACTCCACTTGATACCTTGTTACCTTTATTGCGCTTTACAGTAATCTTGTCTTTGTGATTTAGAGAACGAGCCCATGCACTGGAGAGAGTGGCATGGTGTAGGCACCTAAAGTGAAACAACATACTGTTCCACTTTGCATAATAGGTTAAAAAAATCTCTAATACTATGACAGGAGCTTAATATAGTGGGCAAAGACAATTTGTCATGACACAAATGCTAAAACTTTGAAACACTGTCAAAAGTACTTAGTTTCAATAGTTTACATCCTTTtcatctctgattttttttttttttttttacagtgtcaaTGTCTTGTTCTAGAACCaaagataaagaaaacattaaaaagcacaaattTATTGTGTTACAGTCTGATTGTTCTTATTCAAATTTTTCTTCCTGTCCCAGTGGACGCACTGAGAAATGTAGAAGCATTTTGCTTACGTTTAATAAAGATAGCTCCAAACTGCAAGTCAATTAAAGCTGAACGTTAACTAAGACATCACAAGAGTGACAAACTTGTTTTGGACCGTGCTCAGAAAGATGGCAAAAGCGCACAGTGAAGGTCAAAGTCAAGGCCTGCTTGCAGACAAAGCATGTGCTCGAGGCAAATAGACTGTTGGAGTTCCCTGGCGGGGGTTCTTCATGTGGCTTTATTCAATCTGTGGCATTCCCCGTCACCCCTCCAGTGCTGGCTATGCTGGGAATGCAGGGTCTTGAGGGGTGAAGGTTAGGGGTACAGGGCCTGAGGGAGTTAGCGGGAAAGgagacactgaaaacacagcatgaCTATATTggtgcatatgcatgcatttatgagCTCACACActtgttgcatgtgtgtgtatgcatgtgttgaTGCACAAACAGTAATAGACAATTAACCTATACTTAATTATTTAATATAGTTAAGTTCTTGTGAAATATGAGCTGGACGGACATTGAATTGCAAATTGAATTGTGTTTGCAACATTTACTGCAtgctcatgctttttttttttttaacctttgtcTGCACATGTATGaactttgcgtgtgtgtgtttgtctgcgcGCGCTTGtgtgcgcatatgtgtgtgtgtgtgtgcatgcgtctaTGTGTTTGTAGTCAGTGAGGGCTCACAGACAGCAGGCCAGACTGAGGGGGTTAGGGCTGGAGAGCACTGGGCCTCTTTTGGCTCAGTGGGGGCTCAGCTTGGGAAGCACAGACTGTGACGGAACCCACTtaaacattctctctctctttttctctctctttctctttatctctctctctctctttctctctctctctctcagaactGCCAAGCCATaatgacaccacacacactggctgaaaATCAGTTATTGAACTGCACCGAAgaaaggtttttgttttgttttgttttattctattttattttattctcaatTTACTTAATGTAACACTGTTGGGTTGTAGTTtcttatataaaaaataaagtactgAAATGAGCCTTGTGAGGGACAGCAAAAACTGTTTTGTATATGAGATTTAGTCAAGTCAGTGTATTGATAGAGCATCAGTTAAAGTGCTGTACGGTTATTGAATCCATGAAACAAAGCATAaaataacaaaccaaaacaaacacagagcaaaTATAGACCTTATGTGGAATTATAAGCGAGGGAGAAAAGATGGGATTCGAGTCTGGATTTGAAGGTGTCAGTGGAGGGTGCAGACCTGATGGACCTGGCAGTTTGCTCCACAACCTTGGGGCGGCCACAGAGAAAGCCCACTCACCCTTCAGCTTTGACTGAGACCACTGAGCACAAATCAGCAAATGAACTGTGTTCTTAAACCACTGTTACTATCGTCTCCGTCACTGCTTGATAAGAGGTGTTGCAAAATCCTTATTTTCCGTACACACAGCCGTAGAGGGGCCATGAGCCCGTTATTTTGGTTtaagcccccccacccctttctttcttttttttttaacaacttcCTAGAattgacattttcagaaaaaccCCATTTCTCACAACATGACACCAAGATGTTTGTACTACATGTGACTTCTCATATGTCAATATTGTGACAGCATTTTGACCGCCTTAAGGCCAATGTTGTTTCCATTGTAAATTTCCACAAATCTTGCCTAGAGTTTTCCATAACCATTTTATCTTTCTTATGAAAAGTAACCTTCAGAACACTGTAAATAACCATGGTGCAAAGTAATAAACAGCATGAACCACAAATGATCATACTGTAAATACCTGCCTTGTGTATCTTTATCTACTTGAGCAACTTTAAAACCTAAACTTTACCCTTGAGTTGCTTTAAGATGCATAAATCATTGATATACCAGATTatgtgttttccctctttctaCCATCAGGAGGGAAATGTTGTGGACATTTAGTGTACAAACCAAATAAGATCAGGATGCACATCCTAAGAGAGGCTATGAGGATTGATTACTGGGTTTGGTGCCATCTTCTGGAGACTGCCACTCTGTTCAAATGCACAGGAGAGATACAGTATTATCTTAACTACAGAACTGGATTTTAATCTGCCATGGAGCAGAAGATATGATTTTACAGTAAACATCTCCAAAGCCTCTTAGGTGAAATACTACTCACTGCTAACCCCATTTTATTTGGCTTGAAATGAAATGCTATACAGTTGTAGTCCATTAACAATATTACATGAGAATAAGCATGGGGCTGTGTGCCAGTAGTTTAGGTTACAGTAGGTATGTAATACCAAAATCCAGTACAGTATTATTTTACCACAGGACTGGATTTTAATCTGCCACAGGGCAGAAGATGTGATTTTACAGTAAACATCTCCAAAGCCTCTTAGGGAAATACTACTCACTACTATCCCCATTTTATTTAGCTTTATATACAGTTATAGTCCATTAACATTTTACACGAGAACAAACGTTTGCCAGCGGTGTAGGCTCCAGTGTGCATATAATAAAAGTAGTATCGCACGAGGTGGTATAGCAGCAGCACAACTCGTTTAAAAATGAAGATGGGGACTAAAAGAAATAGTTTTGTAAGATGTAGTTATATTTAATTATCATTTGGTGCGTGTATTGATCTTTCTCTTTACAGAGTTTGCAAACTAAGGGTTAAGGTGGCTAAGCGCCTTTACGCACAGGTGTCTCGCCAGTGCTCTGCGCGAAACAGCAGCCTGCAGACTATTGgagaactttttttctttaattaagtTCATCATAACTGTAACTCAGCTGGGATTTGCCGTCGGGGTAGACAAGCCACTGTAATTCATGTAGTTAGATCTTAAGTAATAAGGTTTGCATACCGCAACCCTAATCTCCTAGTACTATTAAACGTGGAGCGAATAACCTGGAGAGCTCTCCACTCGAGACTGGCGCTGCACGCACCGacttttttgctattttttgggTGCCGCATCAGATTTTCCACGACTGCAGCGGGTTGAAAATCTATCAGTGAATATCTAAAGAACATTTTTCACGTCATATCAAAgttaagtttttttgtttttttttttcgggatCTCTGGTGGCCGTTCCATTACGCGCCGGACATGTGGTGGATGCTTTTTCCACGATGGATTTGGTTTCTTGTGGGACAGTGTTACATTTTGATCCTGTACACAGGCAACTATCGTGTGAGGGCTATGCCAATGTCTGTGGCAAAAGTGGTGTACTCACATGCAGGTATGTGCCCGAACGAGATGAACCCCAACCTGTGGGTGGATGCCATGAGCACTTGCATGCGCGAGTGTGAATCTGACCAGGTGAGTTTTTTTAGTCCGCTGCTGCCTATTGAAGCTGATGGATGGGTTCAGTGCTCACAGCTCTGGCACTTGGTGCAGAGAGTAAACTGCCAGAAAAGCATCTTAAAAAGTCGTTACTCAGCCTTCTCCCTCAAACAAGTAACATAAATTGCCAATTGGATGCcataaaatcacttttttccGATGCAGTTTCGTGGGGCTTAATATCTAGAATAAAGGGAGAATATGGCAGATCGCTCCACTTGTATTATTTAGATGTCACTTGACTCGATAAAGAAGAATTGAGTTGCACCAGGGTTCGGTTGCAGCCATGTGATAATGTCTCTCTGTTCGAAATTTTCTTTCAAATGTTAAATATGTAGTATTTTAAGTACAGCGCCAtaccaaacaatttgaaaacgATGGATTTTTGTTTGTGCGTTTGTTTcgttgtttgcttgttttttgttttttgttttttttttttgcagcgtctCTGACAGCCGTCTAATGACACTTGCGCCGCATAACGTGCTGTGTGCATCAGTTTAGACAGTTCGTGAGCTTTTTATAATACCAGATTATAAACTGTCACATTGTCAATGATGTCTTACTGTTTAAGGTCAAATAGGCTTATTTTTTCAACCCAATGTAAATACACTGTAGAAGATTAAAGTACTTGTGAAAGTTGTTCTTGCATATTACGTGATAGTGCAAGGCAAGTGGAAATTGTGAGGCAAAATTTCTATGAACTTTTGGATCACTGAACAGAGTATGTTCAGTATCCATTCACTTGTTAAGATTAAACAAGAGATATAAACAACAGAAGTATTGAACCAAAAGCCTATTGCGTGCTCAAAAGAGATTATTATTGCAAATCATTCAGATTGTGACATTTATGATGTTCAACTATTTACAACAGTCtttattttgaatgcatttcTATGGATGAACTTGGAACTTTATAGGTTCTTTCTTCCAATGTATGTGTACATGATGGACTTGAAATACCTGTATGATAAAGTTCAAACAGTAAATTTATCATTAACTGTCTGTCTGAAACAGTTCCTGCTCAGAGATCAAAGAAAAGCAGGCAGTggaaatgcagcctttaaaaaaattaGACTATGTTATATGTAACAGCAAATTATGTCCAAAACTTGAACCTGGAACTTGACTTTCAAAGAGGCTTGAAAGAGAAATACATGATCTATATGAACCACAATTTTGTCAAATCTAAGCAGGATTTCACCAAACATCTTAACACTTTACGTTTTCTAATTGTTTTTCAACTTTCTTGGCCTTTTGTCTCGTTTTACAAATGTCTGTAATTCTAGAGGGCACTGTATCATTTAGTTAATAGTTAATAGTTATTTGTCATTCACTCTTGATAAATTATCAATTTCACTTGAAAGATACTAGTACATGCTTGGATAAACTCTTCACACTGAGTATTTTGACCGACACATCTGACTTGTGCAGAACAACGTCATGATTGTGGTCcaagtgttttgtttctcttccaAAATCTAGGACTGTGAGGCATTTGAGAAGTGCTGCCCAAATGTGTGTGGTAACAAGAGCTGTGTGGCGGCGCGGTACATGGACATCAAGGGCAACAAGGGTCCCATTGGAATGCCGAAGGGCGCCACCTGTGACAAGTTCATGTGTTCTCAGCAAGGGTCAGAGTGCGACATCTGGGATGGCCAGCCTGTCTGTAAGTGCCGGGACCGTTGTGAGAGAGAGCCCCACTTCACCTGTGCATCTGACGGCATGACCTACTATAACAAGTGCTACATGGATGCAGAGGCCTGTTCCAAGGGTATCTCTATCTCTGTGGTCACCTGCAGGTAACATGTTAAGTATTTAAAATCTCTACcatttgtttgttgctgtgatGAGGTAAAGTGATCTTGTTTCAGTGCTCAATatacagacattttaaaaaatacataattgtCTACAAAGTTTTGGTTTATGCAAAGTTTTTGTGTTGGTTGTCCATATATAGCACAGAACATGTACATCAACTGTATGTGTATCTGCATGATATGTAACAAAAGAGCTCCTTTGATAATCCTGTTTAGCCAGGCCTCCATAACAAGCCAATTCAAGCAGAACAGTTTTAACTGTGATTAGCCCACAAGGCCATTTTTCTTACAAAGTGGGtcaaatcaataaaactgaGTATTGTCCACTAACAACAGTAAACTTGCTCAGTGTTGTCTCTGCTAATAGTATTTTATTAGCAGATTGCAACGTTGAGCCAAATATAGAATATGGAAGTGCTGGTTAGATACCTGGACAGAAAAGCAAGCCAGATGAGCCATTTCTGGCTGCCTCTAGCTGCCAAGGTCTCGTTATCCAACATTTGATGAATGAGAATTTCTCTGTGAGCTTGAGATGGGTGCCTAAATATGCGAGATAACATCAGTGACAGCTATTTAACCGCGTCATAACACTGACTGATTCTTTTTGTTATTCAATTTACCTACAGGTACCACCTGACCTGGCCAAACACCAGCCCAATTCCCATAGAAACCACCCTTCGCCCCACTACTGCCCTCCAGACCACCCTTCCAGCTGACATCCATCCCCCTACCATGCTGAGTGGTCCCACCCAACAAGCTGTGTTTGTGGGTGAGACAGCTAGCTTCCTGTGTGAGGTGTCTGGGAAGCCACATCCGGAAATCACCTGGGAGAAACAACTGGAAGGCAAAGAGAACACCATAATGAGACCTAATCATGTCAGAGGAAATGTCGTGGTCACAAACATCGGCCAGTTGGTCATATACAATGCTCAACTGCAGGATGCCGGCATTTATACTTGCACAGCCAGAAATGTTGGTGGAGCCGTGTCATCACACTTTCCCTTGCTAGTAATCAGGAGAGAACCAAGAGGTAAGAATGCACAGGGGAATAGCACCAACTTGCCCTTTCCAGCCGCGGAGTGCCTTAAGAGTCCAGACACAGATGACTGCGGTGAAGAGAGCATGAGCTGGTACTACGAATCAAAGAGGAACAATTGTTTTACCTTCACCTATAGCCAGTGCAATAAAAACCAGAACCATTTTGATACCTATGAAGCCTGCATGCTGTCTTGCGGGGCAGAGCTGGCTGCCCCCTGTAGCCTGCCGAGCCTTCAAGGACCTTGCAAGGCCTATGAACCTCGATGGGCCTATAGCAACAGCCTGAAAAAGTGCCAGTCCTTTGTCTATGGAGGCTGTGGTGGCAATGAGAACAACTTTGAGTCCAAAGAGGCCTGTGAAGAGATGTGCCCCTTTCCCAAGCACCACAACTGCAAAATGTGTAAACCACGGGGCAAGATGGTGACCAGTTTCTGCAAGAGTGACTTTGTGATCCTAGGGCGTGTGACTGAGCTGACTGAGGAGCAAGAGTCAGGTCATGCTTTGGTGACAGTCGAGGAGATCTTGAAGGATGAGAAGATGGGTCTCAAATTCTTTGGACAGGAACCGTTGGAGGTAACTCTGCTGAATATGGACTGGAACTGCCCCTGCCCCAACATCACTACAGCTGAGGGACAGCTGATCATCATGGGAGATGTTCACAATGGTATGGCTGTCCTGCAGCCTGACAGCTTTGTAGGATCCTCCAGTGCCCGGAGGGTCAGGAAGCTTCGAGAGGTTATTCACAAGAAGACCTGCGATTTTCTTAAAGAGTTCTCCACCATCCAATAGAGTCGTTCAAGATCTCACTTCCTGTAGGACAAATGGACATTTAAGTAATTCTGGGTTCCAAGTTCCAGTGACCTCACCAGCCTGATTGACTGTCAACGCCACAAAACTAGTTCACTGTCTTTAACCTGGCGTTTTGCTGTCTGTTTTCCTCCTTACTCATATGTACCATGAAAGCTTGTGACCTTCTCATGGTTCAACACTGatattgttttcagtttctctgATTCACTCATTTTGGACTGTTACTTCATCCAAACTGTCAAATAGCTGGAGGTCATTTTAAATTAGTCATGCTTAGACTGCTGTTGATGTCAGTTTTTGAGGTGTGCTCtctgaaaaaaaagcaagtagTATAGTAATAGTGACAAGCATTAGCTTGTACAAAATATTTAATCTATGTAACGCTGAAGTAAAACTAAAATGCCCTTATAAGTTAAGTTTTCATCTCTAAATTTTATCTTGAATACACTAATTCCGTTTATATAGCAGTATGCCTTAATGCAATTGGATATTTTGCTTTATGTTGTGTGGGGTATCCCAAAATATATATTCTGTTACAAGCACTTAAGCTCTCAATAACACAGTTTGAAGCCTCATTTTATCTACCAGAATCAAATAAGCTCTTTGGTTCCACTTTATGTGGAatccattttgaaatgaattaatttacattatggaatatatatgaatatatatggaCTTCTGTACTTaacttcatatttattttttgatcctTTCTTTATAGGGTTTTCAGAGTaaatacgtacacacacacacacacacacacacacattgcagtaGGGCTAAGcgatatatattgatattgtgatatgaga encodes the following:
- the wfikkn2a gene encoding WAP, Kazal, immunoglobulin, Kunitz and NTR domain-containing protein 2 — encoded protein: MWWMLFPRWIWFLVGQCYILILYTGNYRVRAMPMSVAKVVYSHAGMCPNEMNPNLWVDAMSTCMRECESDQDCEAFEKCCPNVCGNKSCVAARYMDIKGNKGPIGMPKGATCDKFMCSQQGSECDIWDGQPVCKCRDRCEREPHFTCASDGMTYYNKCYMDAEACSKGISISVVTCRYHLTWPNTSPIPIETTLRPTTALQTTLPADIHPPTMLSGPTQQAVFVGETASFLCEVSGKPHPEITWEKQLEGKENTIMRPNHVRGNVVVTNIGQLVIYNAQLQDAGIYTCTARNVGGAVSSHFPLLVIRREPRGKNAQGNSTNLPFPAAECLKSPDTDDCGEESMSWYYESKRNNCFTFTYSQCNKNQNHFDTYEACMLSCGAELAAPCSLPSLQGPCKAYEPRWAYSNSLKKCQSFVYGGCGGNENNFESKEACEEMCPFPKHHNCKMCKPRGKMVTSFCKSDFVILGRVTELTEEQESGHALVTVEEILKDEKMGLKFFGQEPLEVTLLNMDWNCPCPNITTAEGQLIIMGDVHNGMAVLQPDSFVGSSSARRVRKLREVIHKKTCDFLKEFSTIQ